Proteins encoded by one window of Chondromyces crocatus:
- a CDS encoding phosphoenolpyruvate synthase yields MGAESKSPWVLPFSSIGEAEVPLVGGKAGSLGALRSAGLPVPDGFCVTTAAFRDALAGDPAFTALLDRLDEVKAGELATARTVGAALREHVSGRGMPEAMRSAILEAFSVVGEGHAYAVRSSATAEDLPHASFAGQQDTYLNVRGPEALLAQVRACWASLYTDRAILYRIEQGIPHRDVALCVIVQRLVQAEKAGILFTAHPITGHRQRMSIEAGWGLGEALVSGIVSPDRYTVDRRDGRVVEVACGEKLVAIRSVAGGGTETQTLSEAEQRARVLDERELSELTALGARVEALRGCPQDIEWAIAEGTLFLLQARPITSLFPLPSPAPEDGFGHLYMSFNHFQVMTDAMPPMALHVWQLALPFGRTPGEVRESPWASHAGGRVYVDLSYALRSRVVSRAVTTALGAADRLVQAAVREAGARPELSPGSGPAVSTRKFLGHIVPVAGAAVGWMFFRPTSGAISHLTGWLEAEAEAGRLALLNEAPLAERVRTARALMALRIYPLIRKVPPMVLAGIAAGRLLRVLVEGPEEDFVALGRGLSGNVTTEMDLAVGDLADLAREHPAVAARLVEGGATVETLRGVEGGEAFLGGLDAFLDRYGARGPSEIDLSRPRYRDAPGSILAVVAGNLRTAKQMSDAEVVEDSGRGAHRAHHARLAREAEMAAGRLLETARRGLLGKVKVPLVRRLIGTHRDLVAAREHPKLLLIKTLDAVRHLVLSAGAGLVAAGRLERADDVFFLDLHELEAALRHPEEPLRERVASRREALARFQELSPPRVMTEQGEIVTAKHAEGSAPRGALVGSPASSGIVEGLARVVLDPAVEVLERGEILVAPFTDPGWTPLFVNAAGLVMEVGGMMTHGSVVAREYGIPAVVCVPGATRAIRTGQRIRVHGDGGYVEILEGPAASA; encoded by the coding sequence ATGGGAGCTGAGAGCAAGTCGCCGTGGGTGCTGCCGTTCTCGTCGATCGGGGAGGCCGAGGTGCCCCTGGTGGGAGGGAAGGCCGGGAGCCTGGGGGCGCTGCGGAGCGCAGGGCTGCCCGTGCCGGATGGGTTCTGCGTGACGACGGCCGCGTTCCGCGATGCGCTCGCGGGGGATCCGGCGTTCACCGCGCTCCTCGATCGGCTGGACGAGGTGAAGGCGGGGGAGCTGGCCACGGCGCGCACCGTGGGCGCGGCGCTGCGGGAGCACGTGAGCGGGCGGGGGATGCCCGAGGCGATGCGCTCGGCGATCCTGGAGGCGTTCTCGGTGGTGGGCGAGGGGCACGCGTATGCGGTGCGATCCAGCGCGACCGCGGAGGATCTGCCGCACGCCTCGTTCGCAGGGCAGCAGGACACGTACCTCAACGTGCGGGGGCCCGAAGCGCTGCTCGCGCAGGTGCGCGCGTGCTGGGCGTCGCTCTACACGGACCGGGCGATCCTCTACCGGATCGAGCAAGGGATCCCGCACCGGGATGTGGCGCTGTGCGTGATCGTGCAGCGGCTGGTGCAGGCGGAGAAGGCGGGGATCCTGTTCACGGCGCACCCGATCACCGGGCACCGGCAGCGGATGTCGATCGAGGCGGGCTGGGGGCTCGGTGAGGCGCTCGTCTCCGGCATCGTGTCGCCGGATCGGTACACGGTGGACCGGCGGGATGGGCGGGTGGTGGAGGTGGCGTGCGGGGAGAAGCTGGTGGCGATCCGGTCGGTCGCCGGTGGGGGGACGGAGACGCAGACGCTGAGCGAGGCGGAGCAGCGGGCGCGGGTGCTCGACGAGCGAGAGCTCTCGGAGCTGACGGCGCTCGGCGCGCGGGTGGAGGCGCTGCGGGGGTGTCCGCAGGACATCGAGTGGGCCATCGCCGAAGGGACGCTGTTCCTGCTCCAGGCGCGGCCGATCACGTCGCTGTTTCCACTGCCGTCGCCGGCCCCCGAGGACGGGTTCGGGCACCTGTACATGTCGTTCAACCACTTCCAGGTGATGACCGACGCGATGCCGCCGATGGCGCTGCACGTGTGGCAGCTGGCGCTGCCGTTCGGGAGAACGCCCGGGGAGGTGCGGGAGAGTCCCTGGGCGAGTCACGCGGGGGGGAGGGTCTACGTGGACCTGTCCTACGCGCTCCGGTCGCGGGTGGTGTCGCGCGCGGTGACCACGGCGCTCGGTGCGGCGGATCGGCTGGTGCAGGCTGCGGTGCGGGAGGCCGGGGCGCGGCCGGAGCTGTCGCCGGGCAGCGGGCCTGCAGTGTCGACGCGGAAGTTCCTGGGGCACATCGTGCCGGTCGCTGGAGCGGCGGTGGGGTGGATGTTCTTCCGCCCGACGTCAGGGGCGATCAGCCACCTGACGGGGTGGCTGGAGGCGGAGGCGGAGGCGGGAAGGCTCGCGTTGCTGAACGAGGCGCCACTGGCCGAGCGGGTGCGGACCGCGCGAGCGCTGATGGCGCTGAGGATCTACCCGCTGATCCGGAAGGTGCCGCCGATGGTGCTGGCCGGGATCGCAGCGGGGAGGCTGTTGCGCGTGCTCGTCGAGGGGCCGGAGGAGGACTTCGTGGCCCTCGGCCGAGGGCTGTCGGGCAACGTGACGACGGAGATGGATCTCGCGGTCGGTGACCTGGCGGATCTGGCCCGGGAGCACCCCGCGGTGGCGGCGCGGCTCGTCGAAGGGGGAGCCACCGTGGAGACGCTGCGGGGCGTGGAGGGCGGAGAGGCGTTCCTGGGAGGGCTCGACGCGTTCCTCGACAGGTACGGTGCGCGTGGGCCGTCGGAGATCGATCTCAGCAGGCCTCGGTACCGAGACGCACCTGGGTCGATCCTGGCGGTGGTCGCCGGGAACCTGCGCACGGCGAAGCAGATGAGCGATGCGGAGGTGGTGGAGGACAGCGGGCGTGGGGCCCACCGCGCGCACCACGCTCGGCTTGCGCGCGAGGCGGAGATGGCTGCGGGGCGGCTCCTCGAGACGGCGCGGCGTGGGTTGCTCGGGAAGGTGAAGGTGCCGCTCGTGCGCCGGTTGATCGGGACGCACCGGGATCTGGTCGCGGCGCGGGAGCACCCGAAGCTGCTGCTCATCAAGACGCTGGATGCGGTTCGACACCTCGTCCTCTCGGCGGGCGCAGGGCTCGTGGCGGCGGGCCGGCTGGAGCGCGCGGACGATGTGTTCTTCCTCGATCTGCACGAGCTGGAGGCCGCGTTGCGGCATCCGGAGGAGCCGCTGCGAGAGCGGGTGGCCAGCCGTCGTGAGGCGCTGGCGCGCTTCCAGGAGCTGTCGCCGCCGCGGGTGATGACGGAGCAGGGGGAAATCGTGACGGCGAAGCACGCGGAGGGGTCGGCGCCTCGTGGTGCGCTGGTGGGGAGCCCGGCGTCGTCGGGGATCGTGGAGGGGCTGGCGCGGGTGGTGCTCGATCCCGCCGTGGAGGTGCTGGAGCGCGGCGAGATCCTGGTCGCGCCGTTCACCGATCCAGGATGGACGCCGCTGTTCGTCAACGCGGCGGGGCTGGTGATGGAGGTGGGTGGGATGATGACCCACGGCTCGGTCGTCGCGCGGGAGTACGGGATCCCGGCGGTGGTGTGCGTGCCGGGGGCGACGCGTGCAATCCGCACCGGACAGCGGATCCGGGTGCATGGCGACGGGGGGTACGTCGAGATCCTGGAGGGCCCCGCCGCTTCGGCGTGA
- a CDS encoding glutathione S-transferase family protein codes for MGFLVKGEWRDQWYDTKKTGGAFKRKESQFRNWITPDGSPGPTGKGGFRAEPGRYHLYIARACPWAHRTTLFRALKGLDDMIGLSVVHWLMAEEGWTFEPGEGVVPDDVNGVTRLYQLYTKADPEYSGSVTVPVLWDKQRNTIVSNESAEIIRMLNSAFDGCGARAGDYYPRPLRTEIDALNDRIYDRVNNGVYKAGFATEQEAYEAAVGPLFETLDELETRLTDRRFLFGASPTEADFRLFTTLLRFDPVYHGHFKCNVRRLVDYPALWAYTRDLYQWPGVKPTVNFTHIKRHYYMSHTTINPHRIVPVGPALDFDAPHGRAQLSEA; via the coding sequence ATGGGGTTTCTGGTCAAAGGTGAGTGGCGCGACCAGTGGTACGACACGAAGAAGACGGGCGGCGCCTTCAAGCGCAAGGAGAGCCAGTTCCGCAACTGGATCACCCCGGACGGCAGCCCTGGCCCCACCGGCAAGGGGGGCTTCCGCGCCGAGCCGGGCCGCTACCACCTCTACATCGCGCGCGCCTGCCCCTGGGCCCACCGGACCACCCTCTTCCGTGCCCTCAAGGGCCTCGACGACATGATCGGCCTCTCGGTCGTCCACTGGCTCATGGCCGAGGAGGGGTGGACCTTCGAGCCTGGCGAAGGCGTCGTCCCCGACGACGTGAACGGCGTCACCCGCCTGTACCAGCTCTACACCAAGGCCGACCCCGAGTACTCCGGCAGCGTCACCGTCCCCGTGCTGTGGGACAAGCAGCGCAACACCATCGTCTCCAACGAGTCCGCGGAGATCATCCGCATGCTCAACAGCGCCTTCGACGGCTGTGGCGCCCGCGCCGGCGACTACTACCCCAGGCCCCTCCGCACCGAGATCGACGCCCTCAACGACCGCATCTACGACCGCGTGAACAACGGCGTCTACAAGGCCGGCTTCGCCACCGAGCAAGAAGCCTACGAGGCCGCCGTAGGCCCCCTCTTCGAGACCCTCGACGAGCTGGAGACGCGCCTCACCGACCGACGCTTCCTCTTCGGCGCCTCACCGACCGAGGCCGACTTCCGGCTCTTCACCACGTTGCTGCGCTTCGACCCCGTGTACCACGGCCATTTCAAGTGCAACGTCCGGCGCCTCGTCGACTACCCCGCGCTCTGGGCGTACACGCGTGACCTGTACCAGTGGCCCGGCGTGAAGCCGACGGTGAACTTCACGCACATCAAGCGGCACTATTACATGAGCCACACCACCATCAACCCGCACCGGATCGTGCCCGTGGGCCCTGCGCTCGACTTCGACGCACCCCACGGACGAGCGCAGCTCAGCGAGGCCTGA
- a CDS encoding serine/threonine-protein kinase gives MSTAPYSGHTALGATVDAPTLTDTSRSTPGGAPPTLASASKSEAPSTGSSASSPPPRSGEFPTTSTASRTTTLPRVEGDQGALRLISDVRERYQPLKVLGAGGMGEVVLVHDNDIARKVAVKRLLSDDHSPSTLARFVDEIRTVGRLEHPSIVPIHDVGVDADGRYYFVMKFVEGETLESIITRLAAGDPAYLRKYTVERRAEIFMALLQALAYAHAHGVVHRDVKPANVMVGRYGEVMLMDWGIAKPIAAVRDLAATAEVTLGEAGTSERGRMYATRVGALVGTPAYMSPEQARGDNDRIDARSDLYSAAVLFHEFLTLRHYLEGKQTVDQMITSIIAEEITYLKLIAFPPAGAERAPAELVHFISGALVRDPAQRYQTATEMVDALQAIIEGRMNVQCHITLQKRLLREAARFVDRHSFIAMLCLFGVLAAVIFSGIQLMRMVAA, from the coding sequence GTGAGCACCGCCCCCTATTCTGGACACACCGCCCTCGGCGCCACCGTGGACGCGCCCACCCTGACCGATACCTCGCGGAGCACGCCAGGAGGTGCGCCCCCCACCCTCGCCAGTGCCAGCAAGTCCGAGGCGCCCTCCACGGGCTCCTCGGCTTCCTCTCCGCCGCCGCGCTCCGGCGAGTTCCCCACGACCAGCACCGCCTCCCGCACCACGACGCTCCCCCGCGTCGAGGGCGACCAAGGCGCGCTCCGCCTCATCTCCGACGTACGCGAGCGCTACCAGCCCTTGAAGGTGCTCGGCGCCGGGGGCATGGGCGAGGTCGTCCTCGTCCACGACAACGACATCGCCCGCAAGGTGGCCGTGAAGCGCCTCCTCTCGGACGACCACTCGCCCTCCACGCTGGCCCGCTTCGTCGACGAGATCCGCACCGTCGGCCGCCTGGAGCATCCCAGCATCGTCCCCATCCACGACGTCGGCGTCGACGCCGACGGCCGCTACTACTTCGTGATGAAGTTCGTCGAAGGCGAGACGCTCGAGTCGATCATCACGCGACTCGCCGCCGGCGACCCGGCGTACCTGCGGAAGTACACCGTCGAGCGCCGCGCCGAGATCTTCATGGCCCTGCTCCAGGCCCTCGCCTACGCCCACGCGCACGGCGTCGTCCACCGCGACGTCAAGCCGGCCAACGTCATGGTCGGCCGCTACGGTGAGGTCATGCTCATGGACTGGGGCATCGCCAAGCCCATCGCTGCCGTCCGCGACCTCGCCGCCACCGCCGAAGTCACGCTCGGCGAAGCGGGCACGAGCGAGCGAGGCCGCATGTATGCCACGCGCGTCGGCGCCCTCGTCGGCACGCCCGCATACATGAGCCCGGAGCAAGCCCGCGGCGACAACGACCGCATCGATGCGCGCAGCGATCTCTACAGCGCGGCTGTGCTCTTCCACGAGTTCCTGACCCTGCGCCACTACCTCGAAGGCAAGCAGACCGTCGACCAGATGATCACCAGCATCATCGCCGAGGAGATCACCTACCTGAAGCTCATCGCCTTCCCCCCTGCGGGCGCCGAGCGAGCCCCAGCCGAGCTCGTACACTTCATCTCTGGCGCCCTCGTCCGGGACCCTGCCCAGCGCTACCAGACCGCGACCGAGATGGTCGACGCCCTCCAGGCCATCATCGAGGGCAGGATGAACGTGCAGTGCCACATCACCCTGCAGAAGCGGCTCCTGCGAGAGGCCGCGCGCTTCGTCGACCGTCACAGCTTCATCGCCATGCTCTGCCTGTTCGGCGTCCTCGCGGCGGTCATTTTCTCGGGCATCCAGCTCATGCGCATGGTCGCCGCGTAG
- a CDS encoding benzoate-CoA ligase family protein, with protein MSFVIPEKVNMADWFLLARLREGLGDKTAILCGERSLTYADVARLAARFAYALQQLGIESEQRVMVALPDIPEFAGALFGTLAMGAAVVMVNSQLKPEEIAYFYEYTRAKVVVVHADHVEAFAGAARDARHLRRILVVGGDGASSHSSFEALSEGAPAVPEVFPSHRDDAAIWLFSGGTTGRPKAVAQTHGAFVNTTELYGKRVMGYAASDITLSVPKLYFGYATGANLLFPFSVGATSILFPERCTVEALFEQIRRFRPTILINVPTMVNYMVSHEQAAAQDFSSLRLSTSAGEALPVELYERWKRTFGVELCDGLGTAEMWHIFLTNRPGDVRPGTLGRPVGGFDVKVCDDEGRELPPGEVGWLWVRGASRAIGYWHDLEKTGRAFRGEWYVSGDMLSRDEEGYFTYCGRGDDMLKVTGRWLAPAEVENCLLQHEAVKECAVVGVTDAQGLTKPHAYVLPHVRRAGLAEELKSFVREKLEPFKAPREVIFMDSMPRTHLGKIDRGKLRQS; from the coding sequence GTGTCGTTCGTCATCCCCGAGAAGGTGAACATGGCCGACTGGTTCCTCCTCGCTCGATTGCGGGAGGGACTCGGAGACAAGACGGCCATCCTCTGCGGAGAGCGCAGCCTGACCTATGCGGACGTGGCCCGGCTCGCCGCGCGCTTCGCCTACGCCTTGCAGCAGCTCGGGATCGAATCGGAGCAGCGGGTGATGGTGGCCCTCCCGGACATCCCCGAGTTCGCGGGGGCGCTGTTCGGTACCCTGGCCATGGGTGCGGCCGTGGTGATGGTCAACAGCCAGCTCAAGCCGGAGGAGATCGCTTACTTCTACGAGTACACGCGCGCCAAGGTGGTGGTGGTCCACGCCGATCACGTGGAAGCGTTCGCTGGAGCGGCGCGTGATGCCCGACACCTCCGGCGCATCCTCGTGGTGGGCGGCGACGGCGCGTCGTCCCACTCTTCGTTCGAAGCCCTCTCCGAGGGCGCGCCGGCCGTTCCCGAGGTGTTCCCGTCTCACCGCGACGATGCCGCGATCTGGCTCTTCTCGGGTGGCACGACCGGCCGTCCGAAGGCCGTGGCCCAGACGCACGGGGCGTTCGTGAACACCACCGAACTGTATGGCAAGCGGGTGATGGGGTACGCGGCGAGCGACATCACCCTGTCGGTACCGAAGCTCTATTTCGGCTATGCCACGGGGGCGAACCTGCTGTTCCCCTTCTCGGTGGGAGCGACGTCCATCCTGTTCCCGGAGCGGTGTACCGTGGAGGCACTCTTCGAACAGATCCGGCGCTTCCGGCCGACGATCCTGATCAACGTGCCGACGATGGTGAACTACATGGTCTCGCACGAGCAGGCGGCCGCTCAGGATTTCTCGTCCCTGCGGCTCTCGACGTCGGCCGGTGAGGCGCTGCCCGTCGAGCTGTACGAGCGCTGGAAGCGGACCTTCGGCGTGGAGCTGTGCGACGGACTGGGTACGGCGGAGATGTGGCACATCTTCCTGACGAACCGACCCGGGGACGTGCGGCCTGGGACGCTGGGGCGTCCAGTCGGCGGGTTCGACGTGAAGGTGTGCGACGACGAAGGGCGAGAGCTTCCTCCTGGTGAGGTGGGGTGGCTCTGGGTGCGGGGGGCGTCACGGGCCATCGGCTACTGGCACGACCTGGAGAAGACGGGGCGGGCCTTCCGAGGGGAGTGGTACGTGTCCGGAGACATGCTGAGTCGCGACGAGGAGGGGTACTTCACGTACTGCGGTCGTGGCGACGACATGCTCAAGGTGACCGGCAGGTGGCTGGCACCCGCGGAGGTGGAGAACTGCTTGCTTCAGCACGAGGCCGTGAAGGAGTGCGCCGTGGTGGGCGTGACCGACGCGCAGGGGCTCACCAAGCCGCACGCTTACGTGCTGCCTCATGTGCGACGCGCAGGGCTCGCCGAGGAGCTGAAGAGTTTCGTGCGTGAGAAGCTGGAGCCTTTCAAGGCGCCCCGTGAGGTGATCTTCATGGACAGCATGCCGCGCACGCATCTGGGAAAGATCGATCGCGGCAAGCTACGTCAGTCCTGA
- a CDS encoding HugZ family protein translates to MSQEQRTAEGDVGSRPSPSHAEQCRTLATRARVAALGTLAQDPAGYPYTSLVAVAFDGEGRPLLLLSELAEHTTNLNAHPEASVLVGEPPGLESGPALDPLASGRMTLLGPCKRIEEPAEAEAARAEFLAARPEAALYAGFGDFAMYRLEPGSIRYVGGFGRVSWVDAIEYKQAAPDPIAPSAAGILSHMNEDHADAVLAYAQALAGIVDATSATMVAVDRHGFELRAATPEGPRSARLGFPREVTSMDQVRVVMVELVREARARLAEQAPGGAPPPS, encoded by the coding sequence ATGAGCCAGGAACAGAGGACCGCCGAAGGAGACGTGGGGTCGAGGCCGTCCCCGAGCCACGCGGAGCAGTGTCGGACACTCGCCACCCGCGCGCGGGTGGCAGCGCTGGGAACGCTGGCCCAGGACCCGGCCGGCTACCCGTACACGTCGCTGGTGGCCGTCGCCTTCGACGGTGAGGGGCGACCGCTGCTCTTGCTGTCGGAGCTCGCGGAGCACACCACCAACCTGAACGCGCACCCGGAAGCGTCGGTGCTCGTCGGTGAGCCGCCCGGCCTCGAGAGCGGCCCGGCCCTCGATCCGCTCGCGAGTGGTCGGATGACGCTGCTCGGGCCCTGCAAGCGCATCGAGGAGCCGGCCGAGGCCGAGGCGGCGCGGGCCGAGTTCCTCGCGGCCCGGCCCGAGGCGGCGCTGTACGCGGGCTTCGGCGACTTCGCGATGTACCGGCTGGAGCCAGGATCCATCCGTTACGTGGGGGGCTTCGGTCGCGTCTCGTGGGTCGACGCGATCGAGTACAAGCAGGCGGCGCCCGATCCGATCGCGCCCTCGGCGGCAGGGATCCTGTCGCACATGAACGAGGATCACGCCGACGCGGTGCTGGCCTACGCGCAGGCGCTCGCAGGGATCGTGGACGCGACGTCGGCCACGATGGTCGCGGTGGATCGTCATGGCTTCGAGCTGCGGGCAGCGACCCCGGAGGGGCCGCGATCGGCCCGGCTCGGCTTCCCCCGTGAGGTCACGTCGATGGACCAGGTGCGGGTGGTGATGGTGGAGCTGGTGCGGGAGGCGCGCGCTCGCCTCGCGGAGCAAGCGCCAGGGGGAGCGCCTCCGCCGAGCTGA
- a CDS encoding alpha/beta fold hydrolase, with amino-acid sequence MSRLHSSTGRAAAVILGAAMLGGCGADASPLGDATAVEEGAIVWEPCAPVQGGGGPEAACALVGLPLDWAAPDGEVLTLFVKRVRGAEAPRRSLWLLAGAPGASGASFEAAVPALLEMDPALEIFLLDHRGAGRSTPLGCPGEPFGEAALPLEVWGGCVEALRSTWGDRLEHFNTTAAARDLGALIEATREPGRAVHVYGTSYGAVWAQRYLQLFPEQPDAITLDGLLTAGGGQPFWVDAWHDRAGDALFGHCMDDPVCRAKVGDQPRVTVETFFARIDAARCAPLDDGRVSRARMRQVFATLMPHEALRAAIPAIVYRGLRCEPGDAEAILHAVDVAARLSPPSGSPQRTSSALGMHLMLSELAPEAPPPAEELKAIQRAAHVSPDRGELHRALYDTWPRYVPDASSEVAPTTEVPVLMLHGALDPQVPVEVAKEIASRFQGAHQTLVALEPAARGLKLDAPEGIPALDSCALSLWMRFLKDPEAPVDASCARSMGGIPFAGSTSLAQEVFGTGDLWENRGGV; translated from the coding sequence GTGAGCCGGTTGCACAGCAGCACGGGAAGGGCGGCCGCGGTGATCCTGGGTGCGGCCATGCTGGGGGGCTGCGGGGCCGATGCGTCGCCCCTGGGGGACGCCACCGCGGTCGAGGAGGGGGCGATCGTCTGGGAGCCCTGCGCGCCGGTGCAAGGGGGAGGCGGTCCGGAAGCGGCGTGCGCGCTGGTCGGTCTGCCGCTCGACTGGGCCGCTCCCGACGGGGAGGTGCTCACCCTGTTCGTCAAGCGGGTGCGCGGGGCCGAGGCGCCGCGTCGATCGCTCTGGCTGCTCGCAGGGGCGCCCGGTGCATCCGGGGCGAGCTTCGAGGCGGCGGTGCCAGCGCTGCTGGAGATGGACCCGGCGCTGGAGATCTTCCTGCTCGATCACCGCGGTGCGGGGCGGTCGACACCCCTCGGCTGCCCAGGGGAGCCGTTCGGCGAGGCGGCGCTCCCGCTGGAGGTGTGGGGAGGATGCGTCGAGGCGCTGCGGTCGACCTGGGGTGATCGGCTGGAGCACTTCAACACGACGGCGGCCGCGCGGGATCTGGGGGCGCTGATCGAGGCGACCCGGGAGCCGGGGCGCGCCGTCCACGTCTACGGGACGTCCTACGGCGCGGTGTGGGCTCAGCGTTATCTCCAGCTCTTTCCGGAGCAGCCTGACGCGATCACCCTCGATGGCCTGCTGACGGCGGGGGGAGGGCAGCCGTTCTGGGTCGATGCGTGGCACGACCGGGCAGGGGATGCGCTGTTCGGGCATTGCATGGACGACCCTGTCTGTCGCGCGAAGGTGGGGGATCAGCCACGGGTGACCGTGGAGACCTTCTTCGCGCGGATCGACGCCGCGCGGTGTGCGCCGCTCGACGATGGGCGGGTGAGTCGCGCCCGGATGCGGCAGGTGTTCGCCACGCTGATGCCGCACGAGGCGCTGCGGGCGGCGATCCCTGCCATCGTGTACCGAGGGCTGCGCTGCGAGCCGGGCGACGCGGAAGCGATCCTGCACGCGGTCGACGTGGCGGCGCGTCTCTCACCTCCTTCCGGGTCGCCGCAGCGCACGTCCTCGGCGCTGGGGATGCACTTGATGCTGTCGGAGCTGGCGCCCGAGGCTCCGCCGCCAGCCGAGGAGCTGAAGGCCATCCAGCGGGCGGCGCATGTGTCCCCCGATCGGGGGGAGCTGCACCGCGCGCTCTACGACACGTGGCCGCGCTATGTGCCGGATGCGAGTTCGGAGGTGGCGCCGACGACGGAGGTGCCGGTGCTGATGCTTCATGGCGCGCTGGATCCGCAGGTGCCGGTCGAGGTGGCGAAGGAGATCGCCAGCCGCTTCCAGGGGGCGCACCAGACGCTGGTGGCGCTGGAGCCCGCGGCGCGAGGGCTGAAGCTCGATGCGCCAGAGGGGATCCCTGCGCTGGATTCGTGTGCGCTGTCGCTGTGGATGCGTTTCCTGAAGGATCCCGAGGCGCCGGTGGATGCTTCGTGCGCGCGGTCGATGGGGGGCATCCCGTTCGCAGGGAGCACGTCCCTCGCGCAGGAGGTCTTCGGGACGGGTGATCTCTGGGAGAATCGAGGGGGGGTCTGA
- a CDS encoding NTP/NDP exchange transporter, which yields MRPGEVRALLGSFAYFFCLLCSYYILRPVREEMGITGGVKNLPWLFTGTFVAMLAAVPLYAAVVARFSRRRFIPIVYRFFTLNLLVFYALFQRAAGQVGVAQGFYIWTSVFNLFVVSVFWGFMADLWRSEEGKRLFGFIAAGGSAGALAGPLLAGQLAGRIGVLNLLLIAAVVLELAAQCAGWLSRRASSARVTSGETARGGEASPGRGEPSAPVQGAPSAPGEGTRGRGEEAPEERIGHGLFSGLRPVFRSPYLLGISGITLLTTLTSTVLYWQQMHVISAQIADRAERTALFASMDLYTNILSLVVQAFVTGQVMRRVGLVWALAAVPVVSAVGFLGLAVSPVIALFVIFQVIRRAAHYGLERPAREVLFTVVPREEKYTSKGFIDTVVYRGGDAASVWASDALAPLIGAAGLSLAMLPVCALWIAVNVRLARRHAVLAREKPPVVEGSRVA from the coding sequence GTGCGCCCGGGAGAGGTGAGAGCGCTCCTGGGCAGCTTCGCCTACTTCTTTTGCCTTCTGTGCAGCTACTACATCTTGCGGCCGGTCCGCGAAGAGATGGGGATCACCGGGGGGGTGAAGAACCTGCCCTGGTTGTTCACCGGCACCTTCGTGGCGATGCTCGCCGCGGTGCCGCTCTACGCGGCCGTCGTGGCGCGCTTCTCACGGCGGCGCTTCATCCCCATCGTCTACCGCTTCTTCACGTTGAACCTGCTCGTGTTCTACGCGCTCTTCCAGCGCGCGGCGGGGCAGGTGGGGGTGGCGCAGGGCTTCTACATCTGGACGAGCGTCTTCAATCTCTTCGTCGTCTCGGTCTTCTGGGGGTTCATGGCGGACCTCTGGCGCAGCGAGGAGGGCAAGCGTCTGTTCGGGTTCATCGCCGCCGGCGGGAGCGCTGGGGCGCTCGCAGGGCCGCTGCTGGCGGGGCAGCTCGCGGGCAGGATCGGTGTGCTCAACCTGCTGCTGATCGCGGCCGTGGTGCTGGAGCTCGCGGCGCAATGCGCGGGGTGGCTCTCGCGTCGGGCGAGCAGCGCTCGGGTGACGTCAGGGGAAACGGCGCGAGGGGGGGAGGCGTCGCCCGGAAGGGGTGAGCCCTCTGCGCCGGTACAGGGCGCTCCCTCTGCGCCGGGGGAGGGGACGCGAGGGAGGGGCGAGGAGGCGCCGGAGGAGCGCATCGGGCATGGGCTCTTCAGCGGTCTACGGCCGGTGTTCCGCTCGCCCTACTTGCTCGGCATCTCGGGGATCACGCTGCTCACGACGCTGACGTCGACGGTCCTCTACTGGCAGCAGATGCACGTGATCAGCGCACAGATTGCCGATCGTGCAGAGCGTACGGCGCTGTTCGCGAGCATGGACCTCTACACCAACATCCTCTCGCTCGTGGTGCAGGCGTTCGTCACGGGTCAGGTGATGCGACGCGTCGGGCTGGTGTGGGCGCTCGCCGCCGTCCCCGTGGTGAGCGCCGTCGGTTTTCTGGGACTCGCTGTCTCCCCGGTCATCGCGCTGTTCGTGATCTTCCAGGTGATCCGGCGGGCGGCGCATTACGGGCTGGAGCGCCCCGCGCGCGAGGTGCTGTTCACGGTGGTGCCGCGCGAGGAGAAGTACACGTCGAAGGGGTTCATCGACACCGTGGTGTACCGCGGTGGGGATGCGGCGAGCGTGTGGGCGAGCGACGCGCTTGCGCCGCTCATCGGTGCGGCGGGGCTCTCGCTGGCCATGCTGCCGGTCTGCGCGCTGTGGATCGCGGTGAATGTCCGCCTCGCCAGGCGCCATGCGGTGCTGGCCCGCGAGAAGCCGCCCGTGGTAGAGGGGAGCCGGGTCGCGTGA